In Spinacia oleracea cultivar Varoflay chromosome 5, BTI_SOV_V1, whole genome shotgun sequence, a single window of DNA contains:
- the LOC110793001 gene encoding uncharacterized protein translates to MSGFSKLGITLTSVFSFLLFALLAEILYLFWRRRQQSHRNNSRIEPAGAATQAQLPTSAALPHSELFKIEGFYGPPSRVLFTIKEEEREELETELVTVLGEMKSGVSLGEHFGDFQFHDHSSEVIIMVDDDDEADFEVEPPFLTPCTSPPYYTPSPSPPRERS, encoded by the coding sequence ATGAGTGGCTTCAGCAAGCTTGGCATTACACTCACTTCAGTCTTCTCTTTCCTACTCTTTGCTCTTCTTGCCGAGATCCTCTACCTCTTCTGGCGTCGCCGACAACAATCCCACCGTAACAACAGCCGCATTGAGCCTGCCGGAGCTGCAACTCAGGCACAATTACCCACCTCAGCCGCCCTTCCACACTCAGAACTCTTCAAAATCGAGGGATTTTACGGCCCTCCTTCGAGGGTTCTTTTCACCATcaaggaagaagaaagagaagagCTCGAAACTGAGCTTGTTACTGTTTTAGGAGAGATGAAAAGTGGGGTTAGTTTGGGTGAGCATTTTGGTGATTTCCAGTTTCATGATCACTCGTCTGAGGTTATTATTATGGTCGATGACGATGATGAAGCTGATTTCGAGGTTGAACCGCCTTTCTTAACTCCTTGCACTTCTCCGCCTTACTATACTCCGTCGCCTTCTCCGCCAAGAGAGAGGAGTTAG